Proteins encoded in a region of the Stieleria neptunia genome:
- the metK gene encoding methionine adenosyltransferase — MSQARFLFTSESVSMGHPDKLADRISDAILDALFTEDPNSRVACETMVTTGVAIIAGEISTKAKVNYADVVRQTINEVGYTDDQMGICGDTCAVMVSVDTQSPDIAQGVDSDDASGKDVGAGDQGLMFGYACKDTPELMPLPIALSHRIINRITEARFNKEVSWLRPDNKAQVTVEYEGNTPVRVDTVVVSAQHDPDVTNDEIKKFIIENVIQPSLPEGLDKGDIKYHINPTGKFVVGGPHGDCGLTGRKIIVDTYGGWGRHGGGAFSGKDPTKVDRSAAYMARYVAKNIVAAGLAERCEVQLAYAIGVTEPVSVHVDSEGTGTVPDERLCELVREHFPLTPSGIIEHLKLRRPVFKVTTAGGHFGREGDTFTWENTDKADALAAASKLAAAAN; from the coding sequence GTGAGCCAAGCTCGTTTTTTGTTTACCAGCGAATCGGTCAGTATGGGCCACCCAGACAAGTTGGCCGATCGGATTTCCGATGCCATTCTGGACGCCCTGTTCACCGAAGACCCTAACAGTCGCGTTGCTTGCGAAACCATGGTGACCACCGGCGTTGCAATCATCGCCGGCGAAATCTCCACCAAGGCCAAAGTCAACTATGCCGACGTGGTTCGTCAAACGATCAATGAGGTCGGGTACACCGACGATCAAATGGGCATCTGTGGTGACACCTGTGCCGTGATGGTTTCGGTGGACACCCAAAGCCCCGATATCGCCCAGGGCGTTGATTCGGACGACGCCAGCGGAAAAGACGTCGGCGCCGGAGACCAGGGGCTGATGTTCGGCTATGCCTGCAAGGACACTCCGGAATTGATGCCGCTGCCGATCGCACTCTCGCACCGCATCATCAATCGCATCACCGAAGCGCGTTTCAACAAGGAAGTCAGCTGGTTGCGGCCGGACAACAAGGCCCAGGTGACGGTCGAGTACGAAGGAAACACCCCGGTCCGAGTCGACACCGTGGTCGTCAGCGCCCAGCACGACCCCGACGTCACGAACGACGAGATCAAAAAGTTCATCATCGAAAACGTGATTCAGCCGTCGCTGCCCGAAGGCTTGGACAAGGGCGACATCAAGTATCACATCAACCCGACCGGCAAGTTTGTCGTCGGCGGCCCCCACGGTGACTGTGGCCTGACCGGGCGCAAGATCATCGTCGATACGTACGGCGGCTGGGGACGTCACGGCGGTGGGGCGTTCAGCGGCAAGGATCCGACAAAAGTCGACCGCAGTGCCGCCTACATGGCGCGCTATGTCGCCAAGAACATCGTGGCAGCCGGGTTGGCCGAGCGTTGCGAAGTCCAGCTGGCCTATGCGATCGGCGTCACCGAGCCCGTCAGCGTGCACGTCGACAGCGAGGGAACCGGAACCGTTCCCGACGAGCGACTGTGCGAACTGGTTCGCGAGCATTTCCCGCTGACCCCCTCCGGGATCATCGAGCACCTGAAATTGCGCCGCCCCGTATTCAAAGTCACCACCGCCGGCGGTCACTTTGGACGCGAAGGCGACACGTTCACGTGGGAAAACACCGACAAGGCCGACGCCCTGGCGGCCGCCTCGAAGCTGGCCGCTGCGGCCAACTAA